TTATTCGCTTGCGACCAGTATGGAAAAATATATGAGTTCCGCATACCAAAAGAGGGAAAGACACTAAAAAAATCGGATATAAAGCCACTTGATCTGGATGTGGGTTCTGCCCATGGGCTATTATGGGCTTTTAATAGCTTATACGTTGCCGTAAACAAAAGATGGGATGAAGACATTCCCGACTCCCAAGAAAATGGCAGCGGAATTTATCGGCTTACGGATTCCGATAACGACGGAAAACTGGATACGGTAAAAATGCTTCTTAAATTAGAGGGGGAAGGAGAACACGGACCACATAGTTTTGCATTAGGACCAAATGGTGAAGAAATTTATTTTATCGCCGGAAATCATACGTTAATTCCCGAAACAGTTCTAAAAAATAGCCGCCTCCCTACCAATTGGGGTGAGGACAATCTATTCGAACCCTATCTTGACGCCAGAGGGCATGCCAATGATATAAAAGCGCCCGGTGGTTGGGTTTGTAAGTTTAATCCGGACGGCACAAATTGGGAATTAATTTCAGCTGGCTATCGAAACGCTTTCGATATCGCCTTCAATGAAGACGGGGAACTTTTTGCCTATGATGCGGATATGGAATGGGATATTGGTATGCCATGGTATCGCCCTACAAGAATATGCCATGTGACTAGCGGAAGTGAATATGGGTGGCGAACCGGATCGGGCAAGTGGCCAGAATATTATCCAGATGCCTTACCGGCTGTTCATAATTTAGAACAAGGTTCGCCCACTGCGGTACTCTCTGGAGCTACTTTGAATTTTCCGAACAAATATGCCAATGGACTTTTAATCATGGATTGGAGTTTTGGTACCGTTTATTTTATCGATTTAAAACCAAACGGCAGTAGTTATACTGCCGAGCGTGAGGAATTCTTATCGGGTACTCCCCTACCCTTGACCGATATGGTCGCTGGAACGGATGGCAATCTTTATTTTGCTACGGGCGGACGGCGCATAGATTCTCATTTGTATCGATTGAGTTATAACGGAAATCCAGAAACGAAAACGGAAGAAACCTTAAGTACGGCCGAGAACAGTTTAAGACAACTTAGACGCACCATTGAAAAATACCATACAGAACAATCATCAGAAGGTGTTGCCTTGGCGTGGGAGAATTTAAACCATAATGATAGGTTTATTCGCTATGCCTCTCGAGTGGCACTAGAAAATCAACCATTGGAACAGTGGTTGCCCCTATTCTATAACGAGAAAGATTCTAGAAAAATCATTGAGGCCAGTATTGGTTTGGCGCATCAAGGAAATCCCAACATTAAATCTAAGGTATTGGACAAGTTAGGGACTATCAAGTTTGAGACACTTACTTCTGAACAACAGTTAAATCTTCTACGGAGTTACGAACTTCAGTTCATCAGACAAGGAGCACCTGACGAGAGACAACGTCTGGCGATAGCAAATAAATTAAAACAGCATTTTCCGCATAGAGATTCCAAAATGAATCGTGAATTAGGTCAACTCCTGTTGTACTTAAAATCGGATGGTATAACTGAGGGCTTGGTAGAACTTCTCAAAAAATATACAGAAGAAAAAAATAATGACCCCAGCGCATACTTAGCTGAGGAAACTACGCTACGAAGCGAACAATACGGACCATTGATTCGTGAAATAATCGCTAAAATGCCTCCAAGCGAAGCCATATTCTATGGTGTAATACTGAGCCACGCCGATAGCGGTTGGACAAAAGAAACCCGTGAAACTTATTTTCAATGGTTCTACGATGTCCTAAATGCGAAGGGCGGATTGAGTTTCAAACCTGGAATGGAGAACATTCGATTGGCGGCCATGGAAAATGTTCCAGAGGAGGACAGGGAATACTTTCAAGAACTTTCCGGGGTTTATTCCCCTACCACGGCAATAGCTGAAATTCCACAACCTGTAGGACCCGGCGGTCAATACGGTGGTAAGGAAATTGGTGATATGCTTTGGGGAGATGCCCTCTCGGATGTTGAAGTTGATTTTGCAGGTGGCGAGCGAGCGTACCAAGCCGGTATGTGCATCCTCTGCCATCGTATGCGCGGAGAAGGGGGAGCAGCCGGTCCCGATTTAACCCAAGCCCATACCAAATTCAATAATTATGAGATGATTTTTGCCGTTTACAGCCCCAATGACGAAATATCGGACCAATATGCCAACACCCTGTTTCATATGGAAGATGGCAAGAAAATATCAGGACGCATTAAAAAAGAAACGGATGATTCAATAACGCTTATGCCCAACCCATTTAATGAGGGTTATACGGTAGAACTTCTAAAGGATAAAGTCTTGAAACGAGAATTATCTCCATTATCCCCGATGCCTTCAGGACTATTAAATCGATTAAATCCAAAGGAAATCAAAAATCTGTTTGCCTACATACAAGCGGGCGGGGATGCAAATCATGAAGTCTATCAACAAGATAAAGAACAATAATATTGAACAACGAAAAAACGTACATTTTAGGAGCGGATGCAGAGGAACTTTTTAGATTGGGCGTTCAACACCAAGTATGGGCGGAAGAAGCCCAGCACGGATGGCGCTTAGCCAATTTTAAAGCCGGGCAAACACTACTTGACCTAGGATGTGGCCCGGGCTACTGCACCAAAGAACTTGCTTTTCTTGCCGGTGCTGAGGGTAAGGTTATAGGAATAGATAAATCAAAAAAATATATACAGTTCCTTGATGGTGTAGCAAAACAATACAATTTAAATATCGAAACCATTCATGCAGACTTTGATAACATGAAACTACAACAGTCCAGCCTGGATGGTATGTATTGCAGATGGGCCCTGGCTTGGATTCCGAACCCCGAGGAGGTTTTGAAAAAAGTAGTTGATGCCCTAAAGCCAAAAGGCAAGATGGTACTTCACGAATATTATGATTGGGGCGTTTTGCAAACAGAACCTCCAAAAAAGGCACTTGCCCATGGCATAGCAATGGCTCTTAAAAGTTTTAAAGATTCTCCAAACGAAATCGACATTGGAAAATTCCTTCCGGCAATATTGGAGCGAATTGGCATGAAAGTCATAGGATTGCGCCCTATGATGAAAATAGCTACCCCGCAAAACGGTATTTGGCAATGGCCCAAAACATTTTTCCAAAGTTACTTTCCAAGACTTGTTCCCCAAGGCTATCTTACTCCTGAACAAGTTACTGATGCGCTCACTGATTTAGAAGCATTGGAAAATACGACTGGAGCGTCCATTGCAACTTGCTTGATGGTTGAAATCATTGCCGAGAAAATTTGACGACGCATTTTATTGAGGTTTACCTGTGAGCTTTCAAATAAGTACCAAGTCATTTTATTACATTTATAAACAAACCACGTTGAATATACTTTTCACTTTAAATACATTTTTATGAAGTCCTATTTTCAAATACTGTTCGTTGCCACCTTAACGTGCAGTTACTTTTCAACCTTTGCTCAAAAAAATACAACTACGGATTCCCCCATTGACAAAAGCTTTTATGAAGGTTTGGAATGGCGAAATATAGGTCCGAATAGGGGTGGCCGTTCCTTAGGGTGTGCAGGAAGCCCCAGTAGACCGAACGAATATTATTTTGGAGCAACGGGAGGAGGCCTTTGGAAAACTGTTGACGGTGGTACGGAGTGGTCACCGGTTACCGATGGACAAATAACCAGTTCTTCTGTTGGCGCTGTTGCCGTGGCAGAAACCAATCCGGATATTGTTTATATCGGTATGGGCGAGGTACAATTGCGCGGAAGCATAACCCAAGGTGATGGTGTATACAAAACCGAGGACGGAGGAAAAACCTGGCGCCACTTAGGATTAAAAGAAACTCAGGCCGTAGCACGTATTCGCATACATCCAACTAATCCGGATTTAGTGTACGTCGCAGCTTTAGGCCACCCTTACGGGGACAATGAAGAAAGAGGTGTTTTTCGTTCCAAGGACGGTGGTAGTTCTTGGGAAAAAGTCCTCTATGTTAGCCCCAAGGCAGGTGCTGTGGATTTAATCATTGACCGTAATAATCCCGATGTTTTATATGCCACCACTTGGGAAGTACAACGAAAAGCATGGAAAATGTGGGGCGGTGGCGGCGACTCCAAATTATGGAAATCCACGGATGGTGGGAATACTTGGACCGATTTAACAAGCAATGAAGGTATGCCCGCACCACCGGTAGGCAAAATTGGGGTTACCGTTTCCCCGGCAGATTCCAATCGTGTTTGGGCCATTATGGAGGCCAATGAAGGTGGGGTTTTTCGTTCTGATGATGGTGGTAAGACCTGGGAACGTACCAATGACGAACGCAAACTAAGACAGCGCGCTTTTTATTACTCCAGAATTTATGCGGATCCTTTGGACAAGGAAACCGTATATTGTTTGAATACAGGCCTGTACAAATCTACGGATGGAGGTAAAACCTTTGATACCACCATCAAAGTTCCCCATGGAGATAATCATGATTTGTGGATAGACCCCAATAATCCGGAGCGGATGATCAATTCGAATGATGGCGGGGGTAATGTAAGTATTAACGGAGGCAAAAGCTGGACAGAACAAGATTATACCACAACACAATTTTATCATGTGATGACCACCAGCGATGTGCCCTATCATGTAGCGGGTGCTCAACAGGACAATAGCACTTTGGCCATGCCAAGCGATGGTTGGGAACATATGCAGGCCAGAGGCCCAAATCACGGATGGTACTATGCAGTAGGCGGGGGCGAGAGTGGATGGATCACGCAACATCCGGAGAAAAAAGATATTTTTTATGCTGGAAGCCAAGGCGCTCTTCTAACCCGATATGATCGTAGTAACGGACAGATAAGGGATATTCAAGTATATCCTAGATTCTTCTCTGGCGAACCTGCGAGCGCACTTCCCGAAAGGTGGCAATGGACGTTTCCTATCATGTTCGCTCCGCAAGATTCAAATGTCATGTACACCTGTTCACAGCACGTTTGGAAAACAACGGACGATGGGCAATCATGGGAAAAAATAAGTCCGGATTTAACTTATGCCGACCCTGAGACTTTGGGTAAGACCGGTGGTATTATAACCATGGATATGAACGGACCCGAAATATATGCTACGGTTTTCGCATTGGCGCCCTCGTTTCATGATATCAATACTATATGGGCAGGTTCGGATGACGGGAAAATTCATATCACTCGGGACGGCGGAAAAAAATGGCAGGACATTACTCCAAAAGATTTACCCAAATTCTCCAGGGTAAGTATTATTCACGAATCCAAACACAGACCAGGAACCTTGTTCGTTGCAGCAAATAGATATCAGGTTGATGATCGGAAACCTTATGTTTTTAAAACCCATGATTACGGGAAGACGTGGACCAAAATCATCAACGGAATAGAAGATGGTCATTTTGCTAGGGCCGTTCGGGAAGATCATGAAAGAGAAGGTTTATTATTTTTGGCTACCGAGCATGGCGTTTATTTCTCCATGAATGACGGTGCGCTTTGGCAAAGCCTTCAGCTAGAGCTCCCGGATACTCCAATACGCGACCTTGTTGTAAAAGATAATGATGTGGTACTGGGTTCTCACGGTAGGGGATTTTGGATTTTAGATGACATTCAGCCCATACGGCAATATACCGACGAAATGAAAAATGAATCGGCGGTTTTATTCCAACCTGCCGATCCCATACGAGGAATTAATGACGCAAAAATTCAATATTATCTGAAGGAACAGGCGGATAGTATAACCTTTGAGATTTTGGACGCCAATGACATGCTTATCAATACGTTCACCGGCAGCAAACCAAAGTATGAAAAAGACCCGGATGCGCCTTGGTGGGAAACAGGTGGCTCTTCCAAACCGACAACCGCTGCTGGAATCAATAACTTCACCTGGGACCTGAGGTATCCTGGGGCAACGGAATTTGATGGAATGATTATTTGGAGCGCTCGTCCACAACGTGGGCCAAAGGCACCTTTAGGCACTTATAAAGTAAGGATGAAAACCAAAGATTACGAAAAGACATTTCCATTCAATATTCATATCGACCCAAACCTAAAAGGAATTACAAAAGAACATCTGGATGAGCAATTCGAATTGGCCAATAAGATAATGCAGAAGACTACGGCAGCCAATAATGCTGTCATACAAATACGACAGATCAAGAAAACTATTGATAGTGCCAAATCCAAGATTCCTAGTGAGGCTTATAAAAAAAGTATAGCTCCTTTTCTTGAGAAAATTTCCGGCATAGAAGAAGAGCTTTACCAGGTAAAGAACCAATCCGGACAAGATCCGTTGAATTTCCCGATTAAACTGAACAACCGTCTGGCTTCATTACGGCGGAGTGTGGAAAATGGAGATGCCAGACCAACGGACGGGGCATATAAAGTTTTTAATGAACTATCCACAGAATTAGCATTACACTTGGGTAATCTAAATACCGTAATGACAGAGCAATTACCACAAGTCAATACCGCGCTAAAGAATGCAGAAATCGAAGAAATTGAAGCGCCAGAATAATTAAATTTTATGGAAATTATTGGTAAGAACTTACGATTTCTCTATTCGCTGGTAATGGTTTTACTAGTAGTTGTGAGTTGCAAGAACGATAAAAAGAATGTTCCCTCAAAACCAAAAGAAACGGTTGAAAAACCAGTCGTTTTTATGACACCCTTGGGTAAGGAATTCATAGTTCCGGCACCCTCGGAAAAGCTTTTGAGGCAATATGAAGAGGCGAAAACTACCTTTGAGTCTTACCCGGACAGTGTGGAGGCAATCATTTGGTACGGCAGAAGAACGGCATATCTCGGTCGCTATGAGGAGGCCATTTCCATTTACACGCAGGGAATCGAAAAATATCCTGAGGAGCTTCGTTTTCGCCGTCATCGAGGGCATCGGCAAATCTCACTCCGCAATTTCGATGCGGCAATTTCCGATTTGGAAAAAGCTGGACAATTGATACAGGGTACCGACAATGAAATTGAACCCGATGGCATGCCTAATGCCAAAAATATACCCGTAAGCACTTTGCACGGGAACATCTGGTATCATTTAGGTCTG
This sequence is a window from Maribacter aestuarii. Protein-coding genes within it:
- a CDS encoding tetratricopeptide repeat protein, with amino-acid sequence MEIIGKNLRFLYSLVMVLLVVVSCKNDKKNVPSKPKETVEKPVVFMTPLGKEFIVPAPSEKLLRQYEEAKTTFESYPDSVEAIIWYGRRTAYLGRYEEAISIYTQGIEKYPEELRFRRHRGHRQISLRNFDAAISDLEKAGQLIQGTDNEIEPDGMPNAKNIPVSTLHGNIWYHLGLAYYLKHDYEKAYEAYLKCRESGSLPDNIVSSTHWLYMIQRRLGNPELADEMLIPISLEMDVIENQSYYELCKLYKGLIPVDSLLQTETGSPSNDAVAYGLANWHFYNGEKEKALEIMTDIVNSPSWSSFGYIAAESDLLYYYGK
- a CDS encoding c-type cytochrome, translated to MHHTKFQFALITFFSLFLFACNNEDANKETGEKDITFNVPDGFLLEELYNPSAYEQGSWVALAQGPKQTLFACDQYGKIYEFRIPKEGKTLKKSDIKPLDLDVGSAHGLLWAFNSLYVAVNKRWDEDIPDSQENGSGIYRLTDSDNDGKLDTVKMLLKLEGEGEHGPHSFALGPNGEEIYFIAGNHTLIPETVLKNSRLPTNWGEDNLFEPYLDARGHANDIKAPGGWVCKFNPDGTNWELISAGYRNAFDIAFNEDGELFAYDADMEWDIGMPWYRPTRICHVTSGSEYGWRTGSGKWPEYYPDALPAVHNLEQGSPTAVLSGATLNFPNKYANGLLIMDWSFGTVYFIDLKPNGSSYTAEREEFLSGTPLPLTDMVAGTDGNLYFATGGRRIDSHLYRLSYNGNPETKTEETLSTAENSLRQLRRTIEKYHTEQSSEGVALAWENLNHNDRFIRYASRVALENQPLEQWLPLFYNEKDSRKIIEASIGLAHQGNPNIKSKVLDKLGTIKFETLTSEQQLNLLRSYELQFIRQGAPDERQRLAIANKLKQHFPHRDSKMNRELGQLLLYLKSDGITEGLVELLKKYTEEKNNDPSAYLAEETTLRSEQYGPLIREIIAKMPPSEAIFYGVILSHADSGWTKETRETYFQWFYDVLNAKGGLSFKPGMENIRLAAMENVPEEDREYFQELSGVYSPTTAIAEIPQPVGPGGQYGGKEIGDMLWGDALSDVEVDFAGGERAYQAGMCILCHRMRGEGGAAGPDLTQAHTKFNNYEMIFAVYSPNDEISDQYANTLFHMEDGKKISGRIKKETDDSITLMPNPFNEGYTVELLKDKVLKRELSPLSPMPSGLLNRLNPKEIKNLFAYIQAGGDANHEVYQQDKEQ
- a CDS encoding VPS10 domain-containing protein, whose amino-acid sequence is MKSYFQILFVATLTCSYFSTFAQKNTTTDSPIDKSFYEGLEWRNIGPNRGGRSLGCAGSPSRPNEYYFGATGGGLWKTVDGGTEWSPVTDGQITSSSVGAVAVAETNPDIVYIGMGEVQLRGSITQGDGVYKTEDGGKTWRHLGLKETQAVARIRIHPTNPDLVYVAALGHPYGDNEERGVFRSKDGGSSWEKVLYVSPKAGAVDLIIDRNNPDVLYATTWEVQRKAWKMWGGGGDSKLWKSTDGGNTWTDLTSNEGMPAPPVGKIGVTVSPADSNRVWAIMEANEGGVFRSDDGGKTWERTNDERKLRQRAFYYSRIYADPLDKETVYCLNTGLYKSTDGGKTFDTTIKVPHGDNHDLWIDPNNPERMINSNDGGGNVSINGGKSWTEQDYTTTQFYHVMTTSDVPYHVAGAQQDNSTLAMPSDGWEHMQARGPNHGWYYAVGGGESGWITQHPEKKDIFYAGSQGALLTRYDRSNGQIRDIQVYPRFFSGEPASALPERWQWTFPIMFAPQDSNVMYTCSQHVWKTTDDGQSWEKISPDLTYADPETLGKTGGIITMDMNGPEIYATVFALAPSFHDINTIWAGSDDGKIHITRDGGKKWQDITPKDLPKFSRVSIIHESKHRPGTLFVAANRYQVDDRKPYVFKTHDYGKTWTKIINGIEDGHFARAVREDHEREGLLFLATEHGVYFSMNDGALWQSLQLELPDTPIRDLVVKDNDVVLGSHGRGFWILDDIQPIRQYTDEMKNESAVLFQPADPIRGINDAKIQYYLKEQADSITFEILDANDMLINTFTGSKPKYEKDPDAPWWETGGSSKPTTAAGINNFTWDLRYPGATEFDGMIIWSARPQRGPKAPLGTYKVRMKTKDYEKTFPFNIHIDPNLKGITKEHLDEQFELANKIMQKTTAANNAVIQIRQIKKTIDSAKSKIPSEAYKKSIAPFLEKISGIEEELYQVKNQSGQDPLNFPIKLNNRLASLRRSVENGDARPTDGAYKVFNELSTELALHLGNLNTVMTEQLPQVNTALKNAEIEEIEAPE
- a CDS encoding methyltransferase domain-containing protein, whose product is MNNEKTYILGADAEELFRLGVQHQVWAEEAQHGWRLANFKAGQTLLDLGCGPGYCTKELAFLAGAEGKVIGIDKSKKYIQFLDGVAKQYNLNIETIHADFDNMKLQQSSLDGMYCRWALAWIPNPEEVLKKVVDALKPKGKMVLHEYYDWGVLQTEPPKKALAHGIAMALKSFKDSPNEIDIGKFLPAILERIGMKVIGLRPMMKIATPQNGIWQWPKTFFQSYFPRLVPQGYLTPEQVTDALTDLEALENTTGASIATCLMVEIIAEKI